In the genome of Plasmodium vivax scf_6617 genomic scaffold, whole genome shotgun sequence, the window TTGAAACTATAGAtgttaacatataatatattttagctACTAACACAATATTCATATGTCATAAAGCATAATGTGCAATTACCCTGTTGtagtagaaaaggaagaaaattgttcCAAGTACTGCAATGGCCATGATAACGTTACGAAAAAAGTTTGAGTCCAACTCTTCATGTGTAGTCCTTAATGTATTAGTGGAATCCGCAATTGTCAGAGGAAGTGCGTTGCTTGCAGGCTCTGTAGTATAAGATGATATCGCATGGACACCCTGTTCAACGCTCTTTACTGGCTGTGAACCTAAAGCTTCTTCATGTTGCATAGTACTTGGCATTTCAGCTACTACCTCTTCAGTTGTTACTTTTTCAACTGTTAACCCTTCTGCTGTTTCATCTTCAtttgcttcctcttcaacttcttccctttcagCTGATTCTTCTTCAGAAACTGTTTCTTCAGGTTTTACCTCTACGGGTTTTGCTGCTGCAAGTTTTGCCCTTTCAGATTCTGCTGCTTCAAGGTTTGCCGTTTCAGGTTTTGACGCTACGGGTTTTGCTGCTGCAGGTTTCTCCTCTCCAGATTCTGGCGCTATGGGTTCCTCTGCTGGTGGTTTTGCCGCTACGGGTTTTGAAGGTGCAGCTTCTGACAGTGCAGGTTTCACAGGTGCATCTTCTGTAGGTGCTGGCATTACCGTTGCAGGTTTTGCCGCTACGGGTTTTGGAGGTTcagctttttcttctctaGATTCGGATCCATCAGGTTTTAACCCTACAGATACTTGTACTGCTGGTTGTACGGATATAGTTTTTTCCGGTGCAGATTGTGCTGGGGRATCTGCTGCTTTTTCCTTAGGTACTTCTCCAGCTTCTAACTTTTCCTTTGATTCCTTTCCCGTTGCTTCTGCAC includes:
- a CDS encoding variable surface protein Vir12-like (encoded by transcript PVX_015635A; Truncated due to end of contig.) yields the protein MALSPENNWVEVLENLPSYKEYEKFDKVDIKNENSNHCNNLGSKDEGDKTFCKQIVQNVSQLSALENDQKIKNSCYYFQHWFFDNIEKKYYNGSKKGTNYAVAEKLFNIVSTLASASSKMVPCKCYESGSPDVWKKEKYLHDYFENHQDIKCNDSDKSKCEKYVNYVTYIKTLYENKEEDCCDGEDLDAFGLCEHYFKCENKYSPQDLLTQLKKELQSLDKKVEAPRDRGTGVVEAVKAPGGGEEEREKKAKEDEVSAEATGKESKEKLEAGEVPKEKAADXPAQSAPEKTISVQPAVQVSVGLKPDGSESREEKAEPPKPVAAKPATVMPAPTEDAPVKPALSEAAPSKPVAAKPPAEEPIAPESGEEKPAAAKPVASKPETANLEAAESERAKLAAAKPVEVKPEETVSEEESAEREEVEEEANEDETAEGLTVEKVTTEEVVAEMPSTMQHEEALGSQPVKSVEQGVHAISSYTTEPASNALPLTIADSTNTLRTTHEELDSNFFRNVIMAIAVLGTIFFLFYYNR